The following coding sequences are from one Nitrospira sp. window:
- a CDS encoding citramalate synthase, protein MARKTTQPRSPRAAHEQRALPIVKPSADQAAALEIYDTTLRDGAQAEDVSFSAEDKVRIAQKLDDLGVHFIEGGWPGANPKDIEFFRMIKTIPLKHADVIAFGSTRKASNTARKDPNLQALLAAETKTITLFGKTWSLHVTDALGISLTKNLELIADSIAYLHGKGRRVFYDAEHFFDGYKTNPEYALATISKAVEAGAERVILCDTNGGAMPWEVREICSVVQRECRVPLGIHAHNDCDMAVANSLVAIELGIRQVQGTINGIGERCGNANLCSIIPNLELKMKRPALTDRLSHLKDVSGFVTEIANLMPNKHQPYVGDSAFAHKGGVHIHAVLKNPATYEHVDPARVGNRQRMLISDYGGRSGLLDKIEAYGITLAKNHAKVDELIHTLKDRESQGYQFEGAEGSFELLMRKAMGSHRPSFQLLGFRVIVEKKQEDGTTLSEATVMVKVGDVVEHTAAVGAGPVNALDHALRKSLEQFYPQLQEVKLLDYKVRVLAANRGTESKVRVLIESGDHKDKWGTVGVSENIIEATWQALVDSIEYKLLAKK, encoded by the coding sequence ATGGCCCGCAAAACCACACAGCCTCGCTCTCCCCGCGCCGCCCATGAGCAGCGCGCACTTCCTATTGTGAAACCGTCTGCCGATCAGGCTGCAGCATTGGAAATCTACGACACCACCTTGCGTGATGGTGCTCAGGCGGAGGACGTTAGCTTCTCTGCTGAAGACAAAGTGCGAATCGCGCAAAAGTTGGATGACCTTGGGGTTCATTTTATTGAAGGCGGTTGGCCTGGGGCGAATCCCAAAGACATTGAATTCTTCCGGATGATCAAGACGATTCCGCTGAAGCACGCCGACGTGATCGCGTTTGGATCGACCAGAAAGGCCAGTAATACTGCTCGCAAAGACCCCAATCTCCAGGCCTTACTCGCCGCCGAGACCAAAACCATCACCCTCTTCGGGAAAACCTGGTCGCTCCACGTGACCGATGCGCTTGGCATCTCGCTGACCAAGAACTTAGAGTTGATCGCTGATTCCATCGCGTATCTCCACGGAAAAGGACGCCGGGTGTTCTACGATGCAGAGCATTTCTTCGATGGATACAAGACCAATCCGGAGTATGCGCTTGCCACCATCAGCAAAGCGGTGGAGGCTGGAGCCGAGCGGGTCATCCTCTGCGATACCAACGGGGGGGCCATGCCGTGGGAGGTCCGCGAGATCTGTAGCGTGGTTCAACGCGAGTGTCGGGTGCCGCTCGGCATTCATGCCCATAACGACTGTGATATGGCCGTGGCCAACTCCCTGGTGGCGATCGAATTGGGCATCCGGCAGGTCCAGGGGACGATCAATGGAATCGGAGAGCGGTGTGGGAATGCCAACCTCTGCTCGATCATCCCGAATTTAGAACTGAAGATGAAGCGTCCAGCCTTGACCGATCGATTGAGCCATCTGAAGGATGTGTCAGGGTTTGTCACGGAGATCGCGAATCTGATGCCGAATAAGCATCAACCCTATGTCGGCGATTCCGCGTTTGCGCACAAAGGGGGCGTGCATATTCATGCCGTGCTGAAGAATCCGGCGACCTATGAACATGTCGATCCGGCCCGAGTCGGGAATCGACAACGGATGCTGATCTCCGACTACGGAGGACGAAGCGGGCTTCTCGATAAAATTGAAGCGTACGGGATCACGCTTGCAAAGAACCACGCCAAGGTCGACGAGCTGATCCATACGCTGAAGGACCGAGAGAGTCAGGGCTATCAATTCGAAGGCGCCGAAGGATCGTTCGAATTGTTGATGCGAAAGGCCATGGGGAGTCATCGGCCCTCGTTTCAATTACTCGGATTTCGTGTGATTGTTGAAAAGAAGCAGGAGGATGGAACGACTCTTTCCGAAGCCACGGTGATGGTCAAAGTCGGCGATGTGGTCGAACATACGGCGGCTGTCGGGGCTGGACCGGTCAACGCACTCGACCATGCGCTGAGAAAGTCGTTGGAACAATTCTATCCTCAGCTTCAAGAAGTGAAGCTTCTTGACTATAAGGTGCGCGTCCTGGCGGCGAATCGAGGAACCGAGTCAAAGGTGCGTGTCTTGATCGAATCGGGAGATCATAAGGACAAGTGGGGGACGGTCGGGGTCTCAGAAAACATCATCGAGGCGACATGGCAGGCTCTCGTTGATAGCATCGAATACAAACTTCTCGCGAAGAAGTAG
- a CDS encoding HEPN domain-containing protein encodes MTERPKIEDLVRSWVSKAEHDLLNIQNNLAAKEIPWDTVGFHAQQCGEKYLKALLVFHRIDFPKIHDLTELYALLPKEFPLPIDPRLLDRLNPYVIEGRYPGVWEPVERDEALHAVEAARAVRDAVRLVLPPTCLG; translated from the coding sequence ATGACCGAGCGGCCTAAGATCGAGGATCTTGTCCGGTCATGGGTGAGCAAAGCCGAGCACGATTTGTTGAACATTCAGAATAATCTCGCTGCGAAAGAGATTCCCTGGGACACCGTCGGTTTCCACGCCCAACAATGCGGTGAGAAATATCTTAAGGCGCTGCTCGTGTTTCACCGGATCGACTTTCCGAAGATTCATGATCTAACGGAGCTGTACGCTCTTCTCCCGAAAGAGTTCCCTCTGCCCATCGATCCGCGACTCTTGGACCGATTGAACCCCTATGTGATCGAGGGGCGATATCCTGGCGTCTGGGAGCCAGTCGAACGAGATGAAGCGCTGCATGCTGTTGAGGCGGCGCGAGCCGTTCGCGACGCAGTTCGCCTCGTTCTTCCACCCACCTGTCTAGGGTAA
- a CDS encoding nucleotidyltransferase domain-containing protein: protein MVRRIVTRFNPERVIIFGSHARGTAGPDSDVDLLVVMHPHGSKRARAVEIYGLLAGMGVPKDVIVVTPEEFEAYRDAPGTVIRTARQEGKVLYDRAA, encoded by the coding sequence ATGGTGCGGCGCATTGTCACGCGGTTCAATCCGGAGCGAGTCATCATTTTCGGTTCCCATGCTCGCGGGACCGCCGGCCCGGATAGCGATGTGGATTTGCTGGTCGTCATGCATCCCCACGGGTCCAAACGGGCACGAGCTGTCGAGATCTACGGGCTTCTGGCCGGGATGGGCGTTCCAAAAGATGTGATCGTCGTGACCCCAGAGGAATTCGAAGCCTATCGTGATGCTCCAGGGACGGTGATCCGGACGGCCCGTCAGGAAGGAAAGGTCCTCTATGACCGAGCGGCCTAA
- a CDS encoding Mrr restriction system protein: MAEITTKRRGELVRKVIEVLKDHPEGLQAQDVLKQVEDSITLTPFEQSSYPNNPGVRRFEKIVRFATIGPVKAGWILKSKGRWTVTEQGLKAYKDFKDPEKFTSEARRLYRQWAANRPEPMEEEAAEVEAADVSGTYEEAEESAWNSIEQHLLSMSPYDFQNLVAALLRAMGYHVSWIAPPGRDGGIDILAHTDPLGINMPRIKVQVKRRSDKIAVDGLRSFMAVLGDQDVGLFVSAGGFTREAENEARTQEKRKITLLGLEQLFDLWLEHYAKVEEADRQLLPLKPVYFLAPSK, from the coding sequence ATGGCTGAGATCACAACAAAGCGGCGCGGGGAGTTGGTCAGGAAAGTGATCGAAGTGCTAAAAGACCACCCGGAAGGGCTCCAGGCGCAAGATGTGCTGAAGCAAGTGGAAGATTCCATCACACTTACGCCTTTCGAGCAAAGTTCATATCCCAATAATCCTGGTGTCCGCCGGTTCGAAAAAATTGTGCGGTTTGCAACGATCGGGCCGGTAAAGGCGGGATGGATCCTGAAGTCCAAGGGGCGCTGGACCGTAACTGAGCAGGGCCTGAAGGCTTACAAAGACTTCAAAGATCCTGAGAAGTTCACATCTGAAGCCAGGCGGCTATACCGACAATGGGCTGCCAATCGCCCTGAACCGATGGAAGAGGAGGCTGCTGAAGTCGAAGCAGCGGATGTGTCCGGTACATATGAAGAAGCTGAAGAATCAGCTTGGAACAGTATCGAACAACACCTCCTTTCCATGAGCCCATATGATTTTCAGAACCTCGTTGCGGCCCTCTTACGCGCTATGGGTTACCATGTGTCTTGGATAGCGCCTCCCGGTCGTGATGGAGGCATTGACATCCTGGCGCACACCGATCCGCTTGGAATCAACATGCCTCGAATCAAGGTGCAGGTGAAGCGACGTTCAGACAAGATTGCCGTCGATGGTCTCCGTTCTTTTATGGCTGTTCTTGGGGATCAGGATGTTGGGCTATTCGTCTCAGCAGGAGGGTTTACCCGAGAAGCGGAAAATGAAGCCAGGACCCAAGAGAAAAGAAAAATCACTTTGCTTGGATTGGAGCAGCTTTTTGATCTCTGGCTCGAGCACTATGCAAAAGTTGAAGAAGCAGATCGTCAGCTATTGCCTTTGAAGCCTGTCTATTTCCTGGCTCCGAGCAAATGA
- a CDS encoding aspartate kinase, translating to MALIVQKYGGTSVGTIERIHRVADRVAHAQQAGHRIVVVLSAMSGETDRLVKLAHEVTATPDEREMDMLLSTGERVTIALLAMELRGRGVNARSFTGRQVGIITDSAHTKARIARVTADRIREALEQGVVPVVAGFQGINEQSDVTTLGRGGSDLSAVALAAALKADRCIIFTDVDGVYTADPNIVPAARRIDRIAYEEMLEMASLGAKVLQTRSVEFAAKFNVPVEVNSSFKEGKGTLVTKEDTDMEAAAIAGVTGDRNQAKITIIGVPDKPGIAARIFGPVADAHINVDMIIQNISQAALTDLSFTVPRADLKKAVPLIQAVAKDIEAKSVSVTEAIAKVSLIGVGMRSHSGVAAKMFEVLSREGVNIMMISTSEIKISCVIDEKYLELAMRSLHSAFDLDQVQS from the coding sequence GTGGCGTTGATCGTCCAAAAATACGGAGGGACGTCGGTCGGCACAATCGAACGAATACACCGCGTCGCCGACCGTGTGGCTCACGCGCAACAGGCGGGACATCGAATCGTGGTCGTGCTCTCAGCCATGAGTGGTGAAACAGATCGGCTGGTCAAGCTTGCGCACGAGGTAACGGCTACCCCCGATGAACGCGAAATGGATATGCTGCTCTCAACTGGCGAACGAGTCACCATCGCGCTTCTCGCGATGGAGTTGCGAGGGCGAGGGGTCAATGCCAGGTCCTTTACCGGTCGGCAAGTCGGCATCATCACGGATAGCGCTCATACCAAGGCGAGAATTGCGCGTGTGACGGCGGACCGCATCCGCGAGGCCCTGGAACAGGGGGTCGTTCCCGTTGTGGCGGGGTTCCAAGGGATCAATGAGCAGTCGGATGTGACCACGCTCGGACGAGGAGGGTCAGATCTCTCTGCTGTGGCGCTGGCGGCGGCCTTGAAGGCCGATCGCTGTATCATCTTCACGGACGTCGATGGGGTGTACACGGCAGACCCCAATATCGTGCCGGCGGCGAGACGGATCGATCGGATAGCCTATGAAGAGATGCTTGAAATGGCGAGTCTCGGGGCGAAAGTCCTCCAAACGAGATCGGTCGAGTTTGCGGCCAAATTCAATGTCCCGGTCGAAGTGAATTCCAGCTTCAAAGAGGGAAAGGGGACGCTTGTGACGAAGGAAGATACGGATATGGAAGCGGCAGCCATCGCTGGAGTCACCGGAGATCGTAATCAAGCGAAAATTACCATTATCGGGGTGCCGGACAAACCGGGGATCGCGGCCAGAATTTTTGGACCCGTCGCAGATGCGCACATCAATGTCGATATGATCATCCAGAACATCAGCCAAGCCGCTCTGACGGATCTTTCGTTTACCGTGCCTCGCGCTGATCTCAAGAAGGCCGTGCCACTCATTCAGGCCGTCGCCAAGGATATCGAGGCGAAGTCTGTCTCAGTGACTGAAGCTATCGCCAAAGTCTCGTTGATTGGGGTGGGGATGCGGTCGCACTCCGGCGTGGCGGCAAAGATGTTCGAGGTGCTGTCCCGAGAAGGCGTCAATATCATGATGATCAGCACATCGGAGATCAAGATCTCCTGCGTCATCGACGAGAAATACCTGGAGTTGGCCATGCGCTCGCTCCACTCGGCGTTCGATCTCGATCAAGTGCAGTCCTGA
- a CDS encoding phosphoglycerate mutase codes for MKYVIVHAGGMAHHPQEELGGRTPLQAAATPHLDRLAQSGELGQLMIPADGVHQGGGLVGTAILGYDPKKFYPGPGPLEAASLGVSGTEQDVVFRCTMVTVVPESGKGGEIKKLGQHVILDDATAGLIETEEARELIEAINEQLGSETIQFYPGAGHRHLMVWVKGKPRAICTDPQTILGQSIAEALPKGDGADILRQLMDAAYFILRDHPLNEERIAAGKKPANCIWLWGEGRAVTWPSLVEKYQVTGAVVATNDVHRGLGICAGLDAVDLDRLAGGDLQAKATVALEEFAKGDFVYVHAKLADEVIHGTDIKAKVQGVEEFDRHLVGPLFEGLSTLGPYRFLVICDHTAGIEGPAFYAFGEGGGKGSEVVGRRFTEADALAANMPTRDATKFVIKFFSKS; via the coding sequence ATGAAATATGTGATTGTGCATGCCGGTGGAATGGCTCATCACCCACAAGAAGAACTGGGCGGTCGGACGCCGCTCCAAGCGGCGGCGACTCCTCATCTCGATCGTCTGGCGCAGAGCGGAGAGCTGGGTCAGCTGATGATTCCCGCTGACGGAGTGCACCAGGGAGGTGGATTGGTCGGAACCGCGATCCTTGGGTACGATCCCAAGAAGTTTTATCCGGGTCCTGGACCGCTTGAAGCGGCAAGTTTAGGTGTGTCCGGGACGGAACAGGACGTCGTGTTCCGCTGCACGATGGTCACCGTGGTGCCGGAGAGTGGGAAGGGCGGAGAAATCAAGAAATTGGGCCAGCATGTCATCCTGGACGACGCCACGGCCGGGCTGATCGAGACTGAAGAGGCCCGCGAATTGATCGAGGCGATCAATGAGCAGCTTGGCTCGGAGACCATCCAATTCTATCCAGGGGCGGGTCACCGCCACCTGATGGTATGGGTGAAGGGGAAGCCGCGAGCCATCTGCACCGATCCGCAGACGATACTTGGTCAATCCATCGCAGAGGCCTTACCGAAAGGCGATGGAGCCGATATTCTCCGCCAGTTGATGGATGCGGCCTATTTCATCTTGCGCGATCATCCTCTCAATGAGGAACGGATAGCTGCGGGGAAGAAACCGGCGAATTGCATCTGGCTCTGGGGCGAGGGGCGAGCGGTCACATGGCCGAGTCTGGTTGAGAAATACCAGGTTACGGGGGCGGTCGTGGCGACCAACGACGTGCATCGTGGTCTTGGGATCTGTGCAGGTCTGGATGCGGTGGACCTCGATCGGCTGGCCGGCGGCGATCTTCAGGCAAAGGCGACCGTGGCATTAGAAGAATTTGCCAAGGGAGATTTTGTGTATGTGCATGCCAAGTTGGCGGATGAGGTGATCCACGGCACCGATATCAAAGCCAAAGTTCAGGGGGTCGAAGAGTTTGATCGCCATCTTGTCGGTCCGTTATTCGAAGGCTTGTCCACACTAGGTCCCTATCGTTTTCTTGTGATCTGCGATCACACCGCAGGAATCGAGGGCCCGGCGTTCTATGCGTTTGGTGAAGGAGGCGGAAAGGGATCCGAGGTGGTCGGTCGCCGCTTTACTGAGGCGGATGCGCTCGCAGCGAACATGCCTACCCGCGATGCCACGAAGTTTGTCATAAAGTTCTTCTCAAAGAGCTGA
- a CDS encoding threonine synthase, with the protein MNPWRGVIEEYRKFLPVTEKTPVISLGEGSTPLIRATRLAQAIAPGVELYLKFEGANPTGSFKDRGMTLAISKAVESGARAVMCASTGNTSASAAAYGARAGLSVFVLIPAGKIAMGKLSQAMMHQATVIQIEGNFDQALTLVKEFSATLAIELVNSVNPFRIDGQKTAAFEVCDQLGEAPTLHVLPVGNAGNITAYWKGYQEYRAANQISRVPRMMGFQAAGAAPIVLGRVVEQPQTIATAIRIGNPASWSSAVKAVEESAGAIDLVTDEEILQAYTMVAATEGVFCEPASAASVAGVAKLHRTRGLREGETVVCTLTGHGLKDADTAISVSKQPQTVKATREDVARLLKV; encoded by the coding sequence ATGAACCCTTGGCGTGGAGTGATTGAGGAGTATCGTAAATTCCTCCCCGTGACGGAGAAGACTCCTGTGATCAGCCTGGGAGAGGGCAGCACCCCTCTGATTCGAGCCACGAGATTGGCTCAGGCCATCGCGCCAGGAGTCGAACTCTATCTGAAGTTCGAAGGGGCCAATCCAACCGGTTCCTTTAAGGACCGTGGTATGACATTGGCCATCTCGAAGGCGGTGGAAAGCGGTGCGCGGGCGGTGATGTGCGCATCGACTGGAAACACCTCCGCCTCGGCCGCCGCGTACGGGGCGCGCGCAGGGTTGTCCGTTTTCGTGTTGATTCCAGCCGGCAAGATCGCGATGGGCAAGCTGTCTCAGGCGATGATGCATCAGGCCACGGTGATTCAGATTGAAGGCAACTTCGATCAGGCCCTGACGCTCGTCAAGGAGTTTTCGGCCACACTGGCCATCGAATTGGTGAACTCGGTGAATCCGTTCCGGATTGACGGGCAGAAGACTGCGGCTTTTGAGGTGTGTGATCAACTCGGCGAGGCTCCAACGCTTCATGTGTTGCCGGTCGGGAACGCCGGAAATATCACAGCCTATTGGAAAGGGTACCAAGAATATCGTGCGGCCAATCAGATTTCGAGGGTGCCCCGCATGATGGGATTTCAAGCCGCTGGTGCGGCTCCGATCGTGTTGGGCCGAGTCGTCGAGCAACCACAGACCATTGCCACGGCCATTCGAATCGGTAATCCCGCCAGCTGGTCTTCAGCAGTCAAGGCGGTTGAGGAATCTGCGGGCGCGATCGATCTGGTGACTGATGAGGAAATTCTCCAAGCCTACACCATGGTGGCGGCAACCGAAGGGGTCTTTTGTGAACCGGCTTCCGCGGCGTCCGTCGCCGGCGTGGCCAAATTGCATCGAACCAGGGGTCTACGAGAAGGAGAGACAGTCGTATGTACGTTGACGGGGCATGGGTTGAAAGATGCCGATACGGCAATCAGCGTGTCGAAACAACCACAGACGGTCAAGGCGACGCGCGAGGACGTGGCTCGTCTGTTGAAAGTCTGA
- a CDS encoding homoserine dehydrogenase yields the protein MRSRIGIGIVGFGTVGTGVAKILLDNAALITRRVGVPVELVRVADRDIIRDRGVTLAAGVLTTDSTQVLSAPDIDIVIELIGGYDTAKRIILDAILAGKHVVTANKALLALHGEEIFDAAVRKGVDVGFEASVGGGIPVIRALTEGLAGNTIESIYGIINGTSNYILSRMTREGHSFEEVLTDAQRAGYAEADPTFDVAGIDSAHKLAILVNLAYGTPVNFKDIYTEGITNITPIDIAYAKQFGFTIKLLGIAKLVDGEIEARVHPTMLPSTSPIAQVEDVYNAIQLVGDAVGDVVLYGRGAGSMPTGSAVVSDVIAIGRNLLKNSAGRVPVASFQPDQRRPLRLRSMEEISSLYYLRFTVVDRPGVLAQIAGELGRCGISISSMVQQGRREGQTVPIVIKTHVAKERDVQTALREINRKAFVSESPTLIRIEGKDE from the coding sequence ATGAGATCGCGTATCGGAATCGGGATTGTGGGCTTCGGTACGGTCGGCACCGGTGTTGCCAAGATCCTTCTCGATAATGCCGCCCTCATTACCCGGCGTGTCGGTGTCCCGGTCGAACTCGTTCGCGTGGCAGATCGGGATATTATCAGGGATCGTGGCGTAACCTTGGCTGCCGGGGTATTGACGACCGACAGCACACAGGTTCTGTCTGCTCCAGACATCGATATCGTCATTGAGCTCATCGGTGGATACGATACGGCCAAACGCATCATCCTGGATGCGATCCTGGCCGGGAAGCATGTGGTGACGGCAAATAAAGCGCTCTTGGCGCTTCACGGAGAAGAAATCTTCGACGCCGCCGTGCGTAAAGGAGTGGATGTCGGATTTGAAGCCAGCGTCGGCGGCGGGATTCCCGTTATTCGTGCGTTGACGGAAGGCTTAGCCGGGAATACGATCGAATCCATCTACGGCATTATCAACGGGACGTCCAACTATATTTTGTCCAGAATGACCCGTGAAGGGCACAGTTTCGAGGAAGTACTCACCGACGCACAGCGGGCTGGGTATGCTGAAGCTGATCCGACGTTTGATGTGGCCGGGATCGATTCGGCACACAAGCTGGCTATCCTCGTCAACCTTGCCTATGGAACCCCGGTCAACTTCAAGGACATCTATACGGAAGGGATTACCAACATCACGCCGATCGATATCGCCTATGCGAAGCAGTTTGGTTTCACGATTAAGCTGCTCGGTATCGCAAAACTGGTAGATGGAGAGATTGAGGCGCGGGTTCATCCTACGATGCTTCCCTCGACGTCTCCGATTGCTCAGGTTGAGGATGTGTACAATGCCATCCAGCTTGTTGGTGATGCGGTCGGTGACGTCGTCCTCTATGGTCGGGGGGCCGGATCCATGCCGACCGGGAGTGCCGTGGTCAGCGACGTGATTGCGATCGGGCGAAATCTTTTAAAAAACAGCGCCGGTCGCGTACCGGTGGCGTCGTTTCAGCCGGATCAGCGCCGGCCGCTCCGGCTGAGATCGATGGAAGAGATCAGCTCACTCTATTACCTCAGGTTTACCGTTGTAGACCGACCCGGCGTGTTGGCGCAGATCGCTGGTGAGTTGGGACGCTGTGGAATCAGCATTTCGTCGATGGTGCAACAGGGACGCCGCGAAGGACAGACCGTGCCGATCGTCATCAAGACACATGTGGCGAAGGAGCGGGATGTCCAGACTGCGTTGCGTGAAATCAATCGGAAGGCGTTCGTTTCCGAGTCGCCGACGCTGATTCGTATTGAAGGCAAGGATGAGTAA
- a CDS encoding alanine transaminase, producing MGLGEGFYRIKRLPPYVFAQVQSLKLEARQRGQDIIDFGMGNPDQPTPPHIVEKMIEAARKGTNHRYSASRGITKLRHAICGWYKRNYGVDLDPETEAIVTIGSKEGLAHLALALIGPGDVVLTPTPTYPIHMYSFIIAGGEVRGIELRQDSDFFEDLTRVYRQTFPRPKILVINFPHNPTTAVVDLEFFKKIVAFAKEHNVIVIHDLAYADLVFDGYKAPSFLQVPGAKDCGVEFYTLSKAYSMPGWRVGFCVGNREVVGALGKIKSYLDYGIFQPIQIASVIALNGPQDCVKDTVLRYQKRRDVLVGGLNRIGWQVAKPLATMFVWARIPVPYRHMGSLEFSKLLLKEAKVAVSPGIGFGEGGDEYVRFGLVENEHRTRQAVRGIRKALKLDGDEE from the coding sequence ATGGGGCTGGGCGAAGGTTTTTATCGAATCAAGCGACTCCCACCGTACGTGTTCGCGCAAGTTCAATCACTCAAGCTTGAGGCTCGCCAACGTGGGCAAGACATTATTGATTTTGGGATGGGGAATCCCGATCAACCGACCCCGCCTCATATCGTCGAGAAGATGATCGAGGCCGCCCGTAAAGGAACGAATCATCGTTACTCGGCCTCGCGCGGTATCACGAAGCTACGGCATGCGATCTGTGGGTGGTACAAGCGAAACTACGGTGTTGACCTAGATCCGGAGACTGAAGCGATTGTCACCATCGGATCAAAAGAAGGTCTTGCCCACCTGGCCTTGGCCCTGATCGGCCCGGGCGATGTGGTCCTGACCCCAACGCCGACGTATCCCATCCACATGTACAGCTTCATTATTGCGGGTGGTGAGGTCCGCGGTATCGAACTCCGTCAGGATAGCGATTTTTTCGAAGATCTGACGCGTGTCTATCGGCAGACGTTTCCGAGACCGAAGATTCTCGTCATCAATTTCCCCCACAATCCTACGACGGCCGTCGTGGATTTGGAGTTCTTCAAGAAGATCGTGGCGTTTGCCAAGGAGCACAACGTCATCGTCATCCACGACCTCGCCTATGCCGACCTGGTGTTTGACGGGTATAAGGCGCCGAGCTTTCTTCAGGTCCCGGGCGCCAAAGACTGCGGGGTAGAATTCTATACTCTGTCCAAGGCCTACAGCATGCCAGGCTGGCGAGTAGGATTTTGTGTAGGTAATCGAGAGGTCGTTGGAGCGTTGGGAAAGATCAAGAGCTATCTCGACTATGGTATTTTTCAGCCAATTCAGATCGCCAGTGTGATCGCCTTGAATGGGCCGCAGGACTGTGTCAAGGATACGGTTCTGCGCTACCAAAAGCGCAGGGATGTCCTCGTGGGAGGGCTGAATCGGATCGGCTGGCAAGTCGCAAAGCCTCTGGCCACGATGTTTGTGTGGGCGCGTATCCCTGTGCCCTATCGCCACATGGGATCCTTGGAGTTTTCAAAACTCTTACTCAAAGAGGCAAAAGTGGCCGTTTCTCCGGGGATCGGATTCGGTGAAGGCGGTGATGAATACGTGCGGTTTGGGCTGGTAGAAAACGAACATCGTACCCGGCAGGCCGTCAGAGGAATTCGTAAAGCCCTCAAGCTTGATGGGGATGAGGAATGA
- a CDS encoding pyridoxine 5'-phosphate synthase: protein MARLGVNIDHVATLRQARGGTDPDPLAAAVLVELAGADGLVVHLREDRRHIQDRDLQLLREITRTKLDLEMAADAEMAKIALNIKPDLVTLVPEKRQELTTEGGLDIAGHRDRIQSIVNMLHNGGIPVSVFVEPDLNQIRAAHKIAADFVELHTGRYANATRSKEADAEFEAITHAAKLAYKLGIGVNAGHGLNYRNIKRLTHIPEIVEYNIGHSIIARSVLVGLVEAVKEMKALLS from the coding sequence ATGGCCCGGCTTGGTGTGAATATCGACCATGTGGCGACGTTGCGGCAAGCACGTGGAGGAACCGATCCAGATCCCTTGGCAGCTGCAGTGCTTGTCGAGCTGGCAGGAGCAGACGGCCTGGTCGTCCACCTGCGGGAAGATCGGCGCCATATCCAAGATCGAGATCTTCAACTCCTTCGTGAAATAACCCGGACAAAGCTCGACCTTGAAATGGCGGCCGACGCAGAAATGGCGAAGATCGCCCTGAACATCAAGCCCGACCTGGTCACGTTGGTACCAGAAAAGCGACAGGAACTTACCACTGAAGGGGGCCTCGATATCGCCGGGCATCGTGACCGAATTCAGAGTATTGTGAATATGTTACATAACGGGGGAATCCCCGTCAGTGTCTTTGTTGAGCCCGATCTGAATCAGATCAGGGCTGCGCACAAGATTGCAGCTGATTTCGTGGAGCTGCATACCGGTCGGTACGCGAACGCCACCCGCTCTAAAGAAGCCGATGCGGAATTCGAAGCCATTACCCACGCCGCCAAGCTGGCCTACAAGCTTGGGATCGGCGTCAATGCTGGGCATGGACTGAATTATCGCAACATCAAACGTTTGACACATATTCCCGAAATCGTTGAGTACAACATCGGACACAGTATCATCGCCCGGTCGGTCCTCGTCGGTCTCGTAGAAGCCGTGAAAGAAATGAAGGCCCTACTCAGTTGA